A stretch of DNA from Streptomyces xanthii:
TTTGTCCAGGTCGAAGAACGCCGCCGCGCGAGGCATGGAGGGGGTCAAGGAGGGGTTTTCCACGAGCTCGAGCATAGGCGCCCACCATTCGGCGTAAGCTCGGGCGCGTGGGTTTGCCTGAGAAGGCTCTCGGGTACACCATGGAAGTCACGGATCGTTCGCGACCGTGCTAACCCGGTCTGGCTCCTCCCCCCCCGAGTCGGACCGTGGGGACGACCCCCGCTCTCCCCCCCGGCGGGGGTCGTCGCATGTCCGGACCCGTTTTCGGGCCCTCTTCCTTCTCTGTTCAACCGTGCCGCCCGGCCTCGACGCCGCTGGCGGCACTTCGTCATTCCGTCACGCTGTGTGACCTCCGGGCTGCTGTGCGGGAAGCTCAGGCCTGATCTCGCGGTGTTCACCTGTTGGGGTGAGCGAGATATCCACAAGCGTTCTCGTGTCCACAGGAATTGTCCAAGATCCACACGATTTCCGAGATCGCCGCAGGGTGATTCCGCACGCGAAGTTCCGGGCCGGTCCGACGGCCGGTCCGGCATTGCCGAGCGGTGCGGAGCGACCGGTGTCCGGCGCCGCGCCGACCGGGCTTCGCGGTGGTGCGGATCGCCCGCGGGTGCGGGCGGCGCGGAGAGAGGGGGATCGGACCATGACGGGGACGAGTGCGCAGGACCCGGTGCGGGACACCGGGGCGCGAGGGCGGGCGCCGCTCATCGTGACGGAGGACCTACGGCTCCTGGACGACCTGCTGCGGCTGTGTGCGGCGGCCGGGGTGCGGCCCGAGGTCGGACACGGGGCGCCGGGAGGACGCGGCAGCTGGGAGGGAGCGCCGCTCGTCCTGGTCGGCGACGACGCGGCCGACCGGCTGCGCGGCGCTCCCCGCCGGCACGGGGTGGTGCTCGTGGGCCGGGACCAGGACGACCCCGGGGTGTGGCGGCGCGCCGTCGAGATCGGCGCCGACCACGTCCTGATGCTCCCGGACGGCGAGCAGTGGCTGATGGACCGGATCGCCGACGTCGCCGAGGGAGTGGGGCGGCCCGCCCTCACGATCGGGGTGCTCGGGGGCCGGGGCGGAGCCGGGGCCTCCACCCTGGCCGCCGCGCTCGCCGTGGCGTCCGCGCGGGCCGGGCGGCGCACGCTGCTCGTCGACGCGGACCCGCTGGGCGGCGGGCTCGACGTGCTGCTCGGCGGCGAGGCCGCGGACGGCCTTCGCTGGCCGGCGTTCGCCCAGTCCCGCGGCCGCGTCGGCGCCACCGCCCTGGAGGAGTCGCTGCCTGCGCTGCACGGTCTGCGGCTGCTCAGCTGGGACCGGGGCGATCTGGCGGCGGTGCCGCCGGAGGCCGTGCGCGCGGTGCTCGCCGCGGCACGCCGCAGGGGCGGCACCGTCGTCGTGGACCTGCCGCGCCGGATCGACGCGGGCTCCGTGGAGGCGCTGGCCCAGCTCGACGTGGGACTGCTCGTCGTCCCGCCCGAGCTGCGCGCGGTCGCGGCGGCCCGCAGGATGGCGGGCGCCGTCGGCATGGTGCTGCGCGACCTGAGGGTCGTCATCGCGCCCGTACGGGGCACCGCCGCGCTCGGCACCGACGAGACGGCCCGGCTGCTCGGCCTCCCGCTCGCGGGTGAACTGCCCCTGGACACCGGAGTCTTCGCGGGCAAGCCGCCAGGAGTGGGCGGCCCGCTCGGGCGGTTCGCGACCCAGTTCTGGGACCGCGTCGCCGTCGGCTCGGACGCCGGGGGCGTCGCATGACCGCCGTCGTCGGGGCCCGCATGCTCGACGGGGTCCGCCAGTGGCTCGCCGAGAACGGGGCGGAGGCCACCCCCGCACGCGTCGCCGAGGCGCTCCGGGCCCAGGGCCGGATCCTGGGCGACGCCGAGGTGCTCGGCGCGGCCGGCCGGCTCCGCTCGGAGCTGGTGGGCGC
This window harbors:
- the ssd gene encoding septum site-determining protein Ssd, with translation MTGTSAQDPVRDTGARGRAPLIVTEDLRLLDDLLRLCAAAGVRPEVGHGAPGGRGSWEGAPLVLVGDDAADRLRGAPRRHGVVLVGRDQDDPGVWRRAVEIGADHVLMLPDGEQWLMDRIADVAEGVGRPALTIGVLGGRGGAGASTLAAALAVASARAGRRTLLVDADPLGGGLDVLLGGEAADGLRWPAFAQSRGRVGATALEESLPALHGLRLLSWDRGDLAAVPPEAVRAVLAAARRRGGTVVVDLPRRIDAGSVEALAQLDVGLLVVPPELRAVAAARRMAGAVGMVLRDLRVVIAPVRGTAALGTDETARLLGLPLAGELPLDTGVFAGKPPGVGGPLGRFATQFWDRVAVGSDAGGVA